From one Microbacterium sp. 10M-3C3 genomic stretch:
- a CDS encoding beta-galactosidase, producing MTLPFMDTAPHPRGARIAPRFAHEGIAFGCDYNPEQWSRETWREDMALMREAGVDLVAINIFGWAEIQRPDGSFDFTRLDEVVALLHESGIRINLGTGTSSPPPWLTTRHPEILPVVADGTTRYPGGRQAWCPSSPVFRAAALEVVEAVAQRYGDHDAVELWHVSNELGCHNVHCHCDVSAAAFRVWLERRYGTIDGLNAAWGTAFWSQRYTDWNEILTPRLTLSTRNPSQLLDYRRFSSDALLEYYRAEAAIIRRHSAKPITTNFMVTAHIDGMDYATWASDMDVIANDHYLDHRLPDPHGELSFAADLVRGLAGGAPWLLMEHSTGAVNWQPVNPAKAPGQMMRDTLVHVARGADAACFFQWRASLQGSEKYHSALLPHAGTDTAQWREVRELGTVIGALGEVQGSRVVADAAVLFSWPSWWATDAENSPSSAVGYLDQVHAAHRALRDAGITADVVDPERDLRGYRLIVVPGLHVVTDAAAERLREAVASGAHTLVTFFSGIVDEHDRVRPGGYPAPWRELLGVRVVEFTPTLPDAALTLASGAGARLWAERVVAVDAEIVDRFADGPARGLPALTRRAGEGGAGDAWYLATLLDGGDYTRLVSRIAEAAGLAPEAGAGRDVEVVRRKADDGTTWRFVINHGTEGVDIVVRGTDLVAGVSVDGATTIPGGTVGIFREERA from the coding sequence ATGACCCTGCCCTTCATGGACACTGCGCCCCATCCCCGCGGGGCACGCATCGCGCCCCGGTTCGCGCACGAGGGCATCGCGTTCGGGTGCGACTACAACCCCGAGCAGTGGTCGCGCGAGACCTGGCGCGAAGACATGGCACTCATGCGCGAGGCGGGCGTCGACCTCGTCGCGATCAACATCTTCGGCTGGGCCGAGATCCAGCGGCCGGATGGCTCGTTCGACTTCACGCGACTCGACGAGGTCGTGGCGCTACTGCACGAGTCGGGGATCCGCATCAACCTCGGCACGGGGACGTCGTCGCCGCCGCCCTGGCTCACGACGCGGCATCCCGAGATCCTCCCCGTCGTCGCCGACGGCACGACCCGCTACCCGGGTGGCCGCCAGGCCTGGTGCCCCAGCTCACCGGTCTTCCGAGCCGCCGCGCTCGAGGTCGTCGAGGCGGTCGCCCAGCGCTACGGTGACCACGACGCCGTCGAGCTGTGGCACGTGTCGAACGAGCTCGGGTGCCACAACGTGCACTGCCATTGCGATGTGTCGGCGGCCGCCTTCCGCGTCTGGCTGGAGCGTCGCTACGGCACGATCGACGGTCTGAACGCCGCGTGGGGCACCGCCTTCTGGAGCCAGCGCTACACGGACTGGAACGAGATCCTCACGCCGCGGCTCACGCTGTCGACGCGCAACCCCTCGCAGCTGCTGGACTACCGGCGGTTCTCGTCGGATGCGTTGCTGGAGTACTACCGCGCCGAGGCGGCCATCATCCGCCGCCACTCGGCCAAGCCCATCACCACCAATTTCATGGTGACGGCGCACATCGACGGCATGGACTACGCGACGTGGGCGTCCGACATGGACGTCATCGCGAACGATCACTACCTCGATCACCGTCTGCCCGACCCCCACGGCGAACTGTCGTTCGCGGCCGACCTCGTGCGCGGTCTCGCCGGCGGCGCTCCATGGCTGCTGATGGAGCACTCGACGGGCGCCGTCAACTGGCAACCCGTCAATCCCGCCAAGGCCCCCGGCCAGATGATGCGCGACACGCTCGTGCACGTCGCCCGCGGCGCCGACGCCGCGTGCTTCTTCCAGTGGCGAGCATCGCTCCAGGGCTCCGAGAAGTACCACTCCGCCCTCCTGCCGCACGCGGGCACCGACACGGCGCAGTGGCGCGAGGTGCGCGAGCTCGGCACGGTCATCGGCGCGCTCGGCGAAGTGCAGGGCAGCCGTGTCGTCGCTGATGCAGCCGTTCTGTTCAGCTGGCCATCCTGGTGGGCCACCGACGCCGAGAACTCGCCGTCGTCGGCGGTCGGCTATCTCGACCAGGTCCACGCCGCCCACCGTGCGCTCCGCGACGCCGGCATCACCGCCGACGTGGTCGATCCCGAGCGTGACCTCCGCGGATATCGCCTCATCGTCGTCCCGGGGCTGCACGTCGTCACGGATGCGGCGGCCGAGCGCCTGCGCGAGGCCGTGGCATCCGGCGCCCACACCCTCGTCACCTTCTTCAGCGGCATCGTGGACGAGCACGACCGCGTGCGCCCGGGCGGGTATCCCGCGCCCTGGCGCGAACTGCTGGGCGTCCGCGTCGTGGAGTTCACCCCCACGTTGCCCGACGCGGCACTCACCCTCGCCTCGGGTGCGGGCGCGCGACTGTGGGCCGAGCGCGTGGTCGCCGTCGACGCCGAGATCGTCGACCGCTTCGCCGACGGCCCCGCGCGCGGACTGCCCGCTCTCACGCGGCGCGCGGGTGAGGGCGGAGCCGGCGACGCGTGGTACCTCGCGACGCTGCTCGACGGCGGCGACTACACCCGGCTCGTCTCCCGCATCGCCGAGGCCGCCGGTCTCGCGCCCGAAGCGGGCGCCGGGCGCGACGTGGAGGTCGTGCGTCGCAAGGCCGACGACGGCACGACATGGCGCTTCGTCATCAACCACGGCACCGAGGGCGTCGACATCGTCGTGCGCGGCACCGACCTGGTCGCAGGCGTCTCGGTCGATGGCGCCACCACCATCCCCGGCGGCACGGTCGGGATCTTCCGGGAGGAGCGAGCATGA
- a CDS encoding FAD-linked oxidase C-terminal domain-containing protein, with translation MSGTIAHPLVRAEQERLRTAAADRSGWPGAVPPAGVAAPTSVEEVVSLMRWAHRTGTAVIARGAGTGLAGGASGIDGALVLDLSRMKRILEIDVEEQLARVEPGVITADLDAAASAHGLRYAPDPGSVGISTIGGNIATNAGGLRGAKYGVTRDHVLALDVVLADGTLVHVGRDTIKGVAGYDLVALVTGSEGTLGVVVGATLRLLPRPVRTATISATFVDIGAAAAAVSAITRSGARPAVLEIIDHATLAAIDALEGTVLSAQGGALLVAQTDGFGAEEEARVVVAAISSLAAAVEWSMDEADADRLLFARRRALPALEALGRPLIEDIAVPRGRLATAVQAIERIASEEQVRIFVFGHAGDGNLHPIIVTDTAAPDAPVPPAAQRAADRIFALALELGGTITAEHGVGRAKRLWAERELGAEVVALQRRIRAAFDPVGILNPGSTT, from the coding sequence ATGAGCGGCACCATCGCGCACCCCCTCGTGCGTGCCGAACAGGAGCGGCTGCGCACGGCGGCCGCTGATCGTTCCGGGTGGCCGGGCGCCGTTCCTCCTGCGGGCGTCGCGGCCCCCACCTCCGTGGAGGAGGTCGTCTCGCTGATGCGGTGGGCGCACCGCACGGGCACCGCGGTGATCGCGCGGGGTGCGGGAACGGGGCTTGCCGGCGGCGCGTCGGGGATCGACGGCGCGCTCGTCCTGGACCTCTCCAGGATGAAGCGCATCCTCGAGATCGACGTCGAAGAGCAGCTCGCGCGGGTCGAGCCCGGCGTCATCACGGCGGACCTGGACGCCGCCGCATCCGCTCACGGCCTGCGCTACGCCCCCGACCCGGGCAGCGTCGGGATCTCCACGATCGGCGGCAACATCGCCACGAACGCCGGGGGCCTGCGCGGGGCGAAGTACGGCGTCACGCGCGACCACGTGCTGGCGCTCGACGTCGTCCTCGCCGACGGCACCCTCGTGCACGTGGGCCGGGACACGATCAAGGGCGTCGCCGGCTACGACCTCGTCGCCCTCGTCACGGGTTCGGAGGGCACGCTCGGCGTCGTCGTCGGTGCGACGCTCCGCCTCCTGCCGCGGCCCGTGCGCACGGCGACGATCTCGGCGACCTTCGTCGACATCGGCGCGGCGGCCGCCGCGGTGTCCGCCATCACCCGATCGGGCGCGCGGCCGGCGGTGCTCGAGATCATCGACCACGCGACGCTGGCAGCCATCGACGCCCTCGAGGGCACGGTGCTGAGCGCGCAGGGCGGTGCCCTGCTCGTCGCACAGACGGACGGGTTCGGCGCCGAGGAAGAGGCGCGCGTGGTCGTGGCGGCCATCTCCTCCCTCGCGGCGGCCGTGGAGTGGTCGATGGACGAGGCCGACGCCGACCGTCTGCTCTTCGCGCGACGTCGTGCCCTTCCGGCGCTCGAAGCCCTCGGTCGCCCGCTCATCGAGGACATCGCCGTGCCGCGCGGCCGCCTCGCCACGGCCGTGCAGGCGATCGAGCGCATCGCGTCGGAAGAGCAGGTGCGCATCTTCGTCTTCGGTCACGCCGGCGACGGCAACCTCCATCCGATCATCGTGACCGACACCGCCGCGCCGGATGCGCCGGTCCCCCCGGCGGCGCAGCGCGCCGCCGACCGCATCTTCGCGCTCGCGCTCGAACTGGGCGGGACGATCACCGCCGAGCACGGCGTCGGTCGGGCCAAGCGCCTGTGGGCCGAGCGCGAGCTCGGCGCGGAGGTCGTGGCGCTCCAGCGGCGCATCCGGGCCGCATTCGATCCGGTGGGAATCCTCAACCCCGGCTCGACGACCTGA
- a CDS encoding HNH endonuclease signature motif containing protein → MWMQRRGEGMSELGMIAPTVLAEGIWDRLTQQAHETKTVQVAAPEGDTEDDDAVYDQRNLDQIRADIAIDLLLTGGPSIDPTTGAVAGPAGGLAAIQARASIVIPALTAAGLADRGATLDGAVPIDADTARSLLAGAPSWERILTHPIHGHVLATDTYRRPANLDRYLAARDVHCRFPGCRRPARQCDRDHNRDWALGGTTDACNLACLCKRHHTLKTEKPWKPVQLRDGSIRWTSPLGRVSTDPPERYVIFREDPDPPPGDPPF, encoded by the coding sequence GTGTGGATGCAGCGCCGGGGCGAGGGCATGTCCGAACTGGGCATGATCGCGCCCACCGTCCTCGCCGAAGGCATCTGGGACCGGCTCACCCAGCAAGCCCACGAGACCAAGACCGTGCAGGTCGCCGCGCCCGAGGGTGACACCGAGGATGACGACGCGGTCTACGACCAGCGGAACCTGGACCAGATCCGCGCGGACATCGCCATCGACCTGCTCCTCACGGGCGGACCGAGCATCGACCCCACCACCGGCGCGGTCGCCGGACCGGCCGGCGGGCTCGCCGCCATCCAGGCGCGCGCGTCGATCGTGATCCCCGCCCTGACCGCAGCCGGGCTCGCCGACCGCGGCGCCACCCTCGACGGCGCCGTTCCGATCGACGCCGACACCGCCCGATCCCTGCTCGCCGGGGCACCGTCGTGGGAGCGGATCCTCACCCACCCCATCCACGGGCACGTCCTCGCCACCGACACCTACCGGCGACCCGCGAACCTCGACCGCTACCTCGCCGCGAGAGACGTGCACTGCCGATTCCCCGGGTGCCGTCGCCCCGCCCGGCAGTGCGACCGCGACCACAACCGCGACTGGGCGCTCGGCGGGACGACCGACGCGTGCAACCTCGCGTGCTTGTGCAAACGCCACCACACGCTCAAGACCGAGAAACCATGGAAACCGGTGCAGCTCCGCGACGGCAGCATCCGCTGGACTAGCCCCCTCGGAAGAGTGTCCACCGACCCACCCGAGCGGTACGTCATCTTCCGCGAAGACCCCGACCCCCCACCGGGCGACCCACCCTTCTAG
- a CDS encoding sugar ABC transporter permease, producing MTATTPVDPGRRHRARVHHKGAIAIFVAPFAVLFIAFYLVPIGYAVWKSLLVVQRDGTFGQAREVFGGVAQYLRVFENEAFWSSVGRVLLFGVVQVPVMLGLALLFALLLDSPLLRGKRFFRLAFFVPYAVPGVIAAIMWGFLYSPRLSPFEALTSQVDLLSGDFVLWSIANVVTWVFVGYNMLIIYSTLLSIPGDIYEAARLDGAGQFRIAWSVKIPLVRPSLVLTAVLSIIGTLQLLAEPQTFRAFSSAVTSTYTPNMTIYATSSIPNVNLAAAMSVVLALATFVLSFTFLRLTRRKAAA from the coding sequence ATGACCGCGACCACGCCGGTCGACCCCGGCCGCCGTCACCGCGCGCGGGTGCACCACAAGGGCGCGATCGCGATCTTCGTCGCGCCGTTCGCCGTGCTGTTCATCGCCTTCTACCTCGTGCCGATCGGCTACGCGGTGTGGAAGTCGCTCCTCGTCGTGCAGCGCGACGGCACGTTCGGGCAGGCGCGCGAGGTGTTCGGCGGCGTCGCGCAGTACCTCCGCGTGTTCGAGAACGAGGCCTTCTGGTCGTCGGTCGGACGAGTGCTGCTGTTCGGGGTCGTCCAGGTGCCCGTCATGCTCGGCTTGGCCCTCCTGTTCGCGCTCCTGCTGGATTCGCCGCTGCTGCGCGGCAAGCGGTTCTTCCGCCTCGCGTTCTTCGTGCCGTATGCGGTGCCGGGCGTCATTGCGGCGATCATGTGGGGCTTCCTGTATTCCCCGCGGCTCTCGCCGTTCGAGGCGCTCACGTCGCAGGTCGACCTCCTGTCGGGCGACTTCGTGCTGTGGTCGATCGCGAATGTCGTCACGTGGGTGTTCGTCGGCTACAACATGCTCATCATCTACTCGACGCTGCTGTCGATTCCCGGCGACATCTACGAGGCGGCGCGTCTGGACGGCGCGGGGCAGTTCCGCATCGCGTGGTCGGTCAAGATCCCGCTGGTGCGGCCGTCGCTCGTGCTCACCGCCGTGCTCTCGATCATCGGCACGCTCCAGCTGCTCGCCGAGCCGCAGACCTTCCGGGCCTTCAGCTCGGCGGTGACGAGCACCTACACACCGAACATGACCATCTACGCAACGAGCTCGATCCCCAACGTGAACCTCGCGGCGGCGATGTCGGTCGTGCTGGCCCTGGCGACCTTCGTGCTGTCCTTCACGTTCCTGCGGCTGACGCGACGGAAGGCGGCGGCATGA
- a CDS encoding nuclear transport factor 2 family protein translates to MTNSDIARAFSGHRIAETYDAFADDIVWNYVGGFRLEGREAVIDACESSTTENEGVAMNWLRFVSTEDGPVVAVDAIGRYEGPEGVSTVSSCDIYEFEGDRLTTITSYAVDVDPDDLYGVRTAGS, encoded by the coding sequence GTGACCAACTCCGACATCGCACGGGCGTTCTCCGGTCATCGGATCGCCGAGACCTACGACGCATTCGCGGACGACATCGTCTGGAACTACGTCGGCGGGTTCCGCCTCGAGGGGCGCGAGGCGGTGATCGACGCGTGCGAGTCCTCCACCACAGAAAACGAGGGTGTCGCGATGAACTGGCTGCGGTTCGTCTCGACCGAGGACGGGCCCGTGGTCGCTGTCGACGCCATCGGACGGTATGAAGGCCCTGAGGGCGTGTCGACGGTGTCGTCCTGCGACATCTACGAGTTCGAGGGCGATCGCCTGACGACGATCACGTCCTACGCGGTCGACGTCGATCCCGACGACTTGTACGGCGTTCGTACTGCCGGCAGCTAG
- a CDS encoding amylosucrase produces MTSFTERLDAELPRLRSLWRRIYGDAVADGPEFDGLVDDLERSWGERSRELRALDDAREADPDWFTGNDMLGGVCYVDLYAGDLAGIRARIPYFQELGLTYLHLMPLFLAPEENSDGGYAVSSYRDIAPALGTMADFEQLAGELREAGIVLVVDFVFNHTSNEHAWARRALAGDPQYEDFYLIFPDREMPDAYERTTREIFPDDHPGSFVPLPDGRWVWATFHSFQWDLNYRNPRVFRAMAGEMLQLANRGVGILRMDAVAFIWKQLGTSSENLPEAHLLLQAFNAVCRIAAPSLLFKSEAIVHPDDVVAYIRPDECQISYNPLQMALIWNSLATREVNLLSQALERRHALPPHTAWVNYVRSHDDIGWTFSDEDAAGWGIDGFDHRRFLNAFFVDRFPGSFARGVPFQDNPRTGDCRISGTTASLAGLEADDPGAVDRIVLAHSIVLSTGGIPLIYLGDEVGQLNDYAQLDVPGQGDDTRWVGRPRYPAALYARRDDLDTVPGQLYSRMQRLIRLRKAMPELGGNALSIFHTHNPHVLGYARGSVLALANFSDFPQTVAAERFAGMPELAVDAVTERHVGLTQPVVLPPHGFVWLSPAPR; encoded by the coding sequence GTGACCTCCTTCACGGAGCGGCTCGATGCGGAGCTGCCACGGCTGCGTTCCCTGTGGCGACGGATCTACGGCGACGCCGTGGCCGACGGGCCCGAGTTCGACGGGCTGGTCGACGATCTCGAGCGATCGTGGGGCGAGCGCTCGCGCGAGTTGCGCGCCCTCGACGACGCGCGCGAGGCCGACCCCGACTGGTTCACGGGCAACGACATGCTCGGCGGCGTCTGCTACGTCGACCTGTACGCGGGCGACCTGGCCGGCATCCGCGCGCGGATCCCGTACTTCCAGGAGCTCGGGCTCACCTACCTGCATCTCATGCCGCTGTTCCTCGCGCCGGAGGAGAACTCCGACGGCGGATACGCCGTGTCGAGCTATCGCGACATCGCGCCCGCGCTCGGCACGATGGCCGACTTCGAGCAGCTCGCCGGCGAGCTGCGCGAGGCGGGCATCGTGCTGGTCGTGGACTTCGTCTTCAACCACACCTCGAACGAGCACGCCTGGGCGCGGCGTGCGCTCGCCGGCGACCCGCAGTACGAGGACTTCTACCTGATCTTCCCCGACCGTGAGATGCCGGACGCGTACGAGCGGACGACGCGCGAGATCTTCCCCGACGACCATCCGGGCTCGTTCGTGCCGCTGCCCGACGGCCGCTGGGTGTGGGCGACCTTCCACTCGTTTCAGTGGGACCTCAACTACCGCAATCCCCGTGTCTTCCGCGCCATGGCGGGGGAGATGCTGCAGCTGGCCAATCGCGGCGTCGGCATTCTGCGCATGGACGCGGTCGCGTTCATCTGGAAGCAGCTCGGCACGTCGAGCGAGAACCTGCCCGAAGCGCACCTGCTGCTGCAGGCGTTCAACGCCGTGTGCCGTATCGCGGCGCCGTCGCTGCTGTTCAAGTCGGAGGCCATCGTCCACCCCGACGACGTCGTCGCCTACATCCGGCCCGACGAATGTCAGATCAGCTACAACCCGCTGCAGATGGCGCTGATCTGGAACTCCCTCGCGACGCGCGAGGTGAATCTGCTGTCGCAGGCGCTCGAGCGTCGGCACGCGCTGCCGCCGCACACGGCGTGGGTGAACTACGTGCGCAGTCACGACGACATCGGGTGGACGTTCTCGGACGAGGATGCGGCGGGGTGGGGCATCGACGGGTTCGACCACCGGCGGTTCCTCAACGCCTTCTTCGTCGACCGCTTCCCCGGGAGCTTCGCGCGCGGCGTGCCGTTCCAGGACAATCCGCGCACGGGCGACTGCCGCATCTCGGGCACGACGGCGTCGCTCGCCGGCCTTGAGGCGGATGACCCCGGCGCGGTGGACCGCATCGTGCTCGCCCACTCGATCGTGCTGAGCACCGGCGGCATCCCGCTGATCTACCTCGGCGACGAGGTCGGCCAGCTCAACGACTACGCGCAGCTGGACGTGCCCGGCCAGGGCGACGACACCCGATGGGTCGGGCGCCCGCGCTACCCCGCCGCGCTCTACGCCCGGCGCGACGACCTCGACACCGTGCCGGGGCAGCTGTACAGCCGGATGCAGCGGCTCATCCGGCTGCGGAAGGCGATGCCGGAACTCGGTGGAAATGCGCTGTCGATCTTCCACACGCACAACCCGCACGTCCTGGGCTATGCGCGCGGTTCCGTGCTCGCCCTCGCGAACTTCTCGGACTTCCCGCAGACGGTCGCCGCCGAGCGCTTCGCCGGGATGCCGGAGCTCGCGGTCGACGCCGTCACCGAACGGCACGTGGGCCTGACGCAGCCCGTCGTCCTTCCGCCGCACGGATTCGTGTGGCTCTCCCCGGCGCCCCGCTAG
- a CDS encoding FAD-dependent monooxygenase has translation MHDVIISGGGPTGMMLAAELRLHGVDVLVLERDLEPSPVVRSLGLHPRSIEILDQRGILDRFLAEGTPYPGAGRFAGIEGPRIDLGIPHGYLLGIAQPVTDRLLAERASELGAEIRRGAELAGFTQDDAGVTVELTHGDALRAAWLVGADGGRSLVRKLLGVAFPGEPARTEWLLAEVRITADPTEVAAVSERVRATQKGFGIGPAGNGWHRAVVPAATVSEDRSTPPDVDEFRARLRAVGGTDFGAHSPRWISRFTDATRLAERYRVGRVLLAGDAAHVHPPLGGQGLNLGIQDAVNLGFKLAAEAAGWAPEGLLDSYESERRPVADDVLNLTRAQSELIVDEPGPRAVRRLLTELLDLDDAALHLAEKVAGLDIRYDVGDGPDPVGRRMPDLPLASGTLYARMHTGRGILLDRTGALAITGWSDRVDRLAEPGAPFPHPAALIRPDGYVAWAGEDQADLDAALHRWFGAAAR, from the coding sequence ATGCACGACGTGATCATCAGCGGTGGCGGGCCGACGGGGATGATGCTGGCCGCGGAGCTGAGGCTGCACGGGGTGGACGTCCTCGTGCTCGAACGCGATCTCGAGCCGAGCCCCGTGGTCCGCTCGCTCGGCCTGCATCCCCGCAGCATCGAGATCCTGGATCAGCGGGGGATCCTCGATCGCTTCCTCGCAGAGGGGACGCCCTATCCGGGGGCGGGGCGATTCGCGGGGATCGAGGGTCCGCGCATCGATCTCGGCATCCCGCACGGCTACCTCCTCGGTATCGCGCAGCCGGTCACCGACCGCCTGCTGGCGGAGCGCGCGTCGGAGCTCGGTGCGGAGATCCGGCGCGGCGCCGAGCTCGCCGGATTCACGCAGGACGACGCCGGCGTGACCGTCGAGCTGACGCACGGCGATGCGCTCCGCGCCGCGTGGCTGGTCGGCGCGGACGGCGGCCGCAGCCTCGTGCGCAAGCTGCTGGGCGTCGCCTTTCCCGGCGAGCCGGCGCGCACGGAATGGCTGCTCGCGGAGGTGCGGATCACGGCCGACCCGACGGAGGTCGCCGCGGTCTCCGAGCGGGTACGGGCGACCCAGAAGGGCTTCGGGATCGGGCCCGCGGGCAACGGCTGGCACCGCGCCGTCGTTCCGGCGGCGACGGTCAGCGAGGATCGGAGCACGCCGCCCGACGTCGACGAGTTCCGCGCGCGCCTCCGGGCCGTGGGCGGCACCGACTTCGGCGCCCACTCCCCACGCTGGATCTCGCGTTTCACTGACGCCACCCGGCTCGCCGAGCGCTACCGTGTCGGCCGAGTGCTGCTGGCGGGCGACGCGGCGCACGTGCATCCGCCGCTGGGGGGCCAGGGTCTGAACCTCGGCATCCAGGACGCCGTCAACCTCGGGTTCAAGCTCGCAGCGGAGGCGGCCGGGTGGGCGCCCGAAGGGCTCCTCGACAGCTACGAGAGCGAACGCCGCCCCGTCGCCGACGATGTGCTGAACCTCACGCGCGCCCAGTCGGAGCTCATCGTCGACGAACCCGGTCCCCGCGCCGTGCGCCGACTTCTCACGGAGCTCCTCGACCTCGACGACGCCGCGCTGCATCTGGCGGAGAAGGTCGCCGGGCTCGACATCCGCTATGACGTCGGCGACGGCCCCGATCCGGTGGGCCGGCGGATGCCCGACCTCCCGCTCGCGTCGGGCACCCTCTACGCGCGCATGCACACGGGACGCGGCATCCTTCTCGACCGGACGGGCGCCCTCGCCATCACCGGGTGGAGCGACCGGGTCGACCGGCTCGCCGAGCCCGGCGCACCCTTCCCGCACCCGGCCGCGCTCATCCGCCCCGACGGGTACGTGGCGTGGGCGGGGGAGGACCAGGCGGACCTCGACGCGGCGCTGCACCGCTGGTTCGGAGCAGCGGCGCGCTGA
- a CDS encoding carbohydrate ABC transporter permease translates to MTTSTLDTRAVTTGTPAGGRGERARGPREGVLPRAGAFLVMTVFTLYFLTPIWWLVVASTKSRGDLFSTNPLWFADMSFGENLVGLLTYRDGVYLRWLLNSAGYAGLGALVATVLAGMCGYALAKYRFPGRETIFNVVLGGVLVPATALALPLFLLFSQVQLTDTFWAVFLPSVVSPFGVYLTRVFAEASVPEELLEASRLDGAGEVRTFFTVSIRLMFPALVTVFLFQFVSIWNNFFLPLIMLRSEELFPVTYGLYAWNSTINQFPELRTYVLIGSLISIVPLIITFLLLQRYWRNGLGAGALK, encoded by the coding sequence ATGACCACCTCGACTCTCGACACGCGCGCCGTCACGACCGGCACGCCCGCCGGTGGCCGCGGAGAGCGTGCGCGCGGACCTCGTGAAGGCGTGCTCCCCCGCGCCGGCGCGTTCCTGGTCATGACGGTGTTCACGCTCTACTTCCTGACGCCGATCTGGTGGCTGGTGGTGGCATCGACGAAGTCGCGCGGAGATCTGTTCTCGACGAACCCGCTGTGGTTCGCCGACATGAGCTTCGGTGAGAACCTCGTCGGGCTTCTCACCTACCGCGACGGCGTCTACCTGCGCTGGCTGCTCAACAGCGCTGGGTACGCCGGCCTCGGCGCCCTCGTGGCGACCGTGCTCGCGGGGATGTGCGGCTACGCGCTCGCGAAGTACCGCTTCCCCGGCCGCGAGACGATCTTCAACGTCGTCCTGGGCGGCGTACTCGTGCCCGCGACCGCGCTCGCGCTGCCGCTCTTCCTCCTCTTCAGCCAGGTGCAGCTGACCGACACCTTCTGGGCGGTGTTCCTTCCGAGCGTCGTGAGCCCCTTCGGCGTCTACCTCACGCGCGTGTTCGCCGAGGCGTCCGTGCCCGAAGAGCTCCTGGAAGCCAGCCGCCTCGACGGCGCGGGCGAGGTCCGGACGTTCTTCACGGTGTCGATCCGCTTGATGTTCCCGGCCCTCGTGACGGTGTTCCTCTTCCAGTTCGTCTCCATCTGGAACAACTTCTTCCTCCCGCTGATCATGCTGCGCAGTGAGGAGCTCTTCCCCGTCACGTACGGCCTGTACGCGTGGAACTCCACGATCAACCAGTTCCCGGAGCTGCGCACGTACGTGCTCATCGGATCGCTCATCTCGATCGTTCCGCTAATCATCACGTTCCTGCTCCTGCAGCGGTACTGGCGCAACGGCCTCGGAGCCGGCGCGCTCAAATGA
- a CDS encoding LacI family DNA-binding transcriptional regulator: protein MSPSPARKKRATVHDVAVRSGVSRGTVSRFVNGEGYVSAAARQAIEEAIEAVGYVPNTAARNLKMQRSQSVGFIVHEPSALFVGDPNIGEILLGANAVLSDADHQMAVLVVDSERDTDRVARYLAGGFVEGAVVVSARSRDPISRAIERLELPSAYVGHPPGAARTASFVVIDNHRAAADITGHLRSSGRSRIAMIAAALDRDSGADRLAGYTEALGDLFDPDLVEGITLYSYAGGRDAAASLLRRRPDVDAIFAASDAVAAGAIEALRLAGRRVPEDVAVAGFDDSTWATRALPSLTTVHQPARELGEVAAQLVLDQLLRDAAPREVELPSRIVVRDSA, encoded by the coding sequence GTGTCCCCGTCGCCCGCGCGCAAGAAGCGCGCCACCGTGCACGACGTCGCCGTGCGCAGCGGTGTGTCGCGAGGGACCGTCAGCCGCTTCGTCAACGGTGAGGGCTACGTGTCAGCGGCGGCCCGGCAGGCTATCGAGGAAGCGATCGAGGCGGTGGGCTACGTCCCGAACACCGCCGCACGCAACCTCAAGATGCAGCGCAGCCAGTCGGTCGGCTTCATCGTCCATGAGCCGAGCGCCCTGTTCGTGGGCGATCCCAACATCGGCGAGATCCTGCTCGGCGCGAATGCCGTCCTCTCCGACGCCGACCACCAGATGGCCGTGCTGGTCGTCGACTCCGAGCGCGACACCGACCGTGTCGCGCGCTACCTCGCGGGTGGCTTCGTCGAAGGTGCTGTCGTCGTCTCGGCGCGGTCACGCGACCCGATCTCGCGCGCGATCGAGCGGCTCGAGCTGCCCTCGGCATACGTCGGCCATCCGCCCGGCGCCGCCCGCACCGCATCGTTCGTGGTCATCGACAACCACCGCGCGGCGGCCGACATCACCGGGCACCTGCGCTCCTCCGGCCGGTCGCGGATCGCGATGATCGCCGCCGCCCTCGACCGCGACTCGGGCGCCGATCGACTGGCCGGCTACACGGAAGCCCTCGGCGACCTGTTCGATCCCGATCTCGTCGAGGGCATCACGCTCTACTCGTACGCGGGCGGGCGCGACGCCGCGGCATCGCTGCTCCGGCGTCGACCCGACGTCGATGCGATCTTCGCGGCATCGGATGCGGTCGCCGCCGGCGCGATCGAGGCTCTCCGCCTCGCCGGACGGCGCGTGCCCGAAGACGTCGCCGTCGCGGGCTTCGACGACTCGACGTGGGCCACGCGCGCGCTGCCCTCGCTCACGACCGTGCACCAGCCGGCTCGCGAACTCGGCGAGGTCGCAGCGCAGCTCGTGCTCGACCAGCTGCTGCGCGACGCGGCGCCGCGCGAGGTCGAGCTCCCGTCGCGAATCGTGGTGCGCGACTCCGCCTGA